A portion of the Alphaproteobacteria bacterium genome contains these proteins:
- the mltG gene encoding endolytic transglycosylase MltG — MHHWSLKDLHNIYTFSIRFFFLSFLVIGYFGLGLYHVLNTPTPLQEELVFKIRRGQNLSNVIERLKENGIIDSDFWIKIYLYLKRADKSIKTGDYLLTPHMTPRKIFKVILKGEGLSYKIMIPEGLTNLQIVEFLENFPFLEEDQVDLPSEGLLLPETYTVRGGTTYSTVINFMHAKMMATLMNVWAHRDKDLHLKTPEELLILASVVEKETNLREELPRVAGVFMNRLRKNMKLQSDPTTIYGLTNGEGKLDRPLRGIDTRHVSDYNTYYIKGLPPTPICNPGRRTLEAVAHPERHNYLYFVINGMGGHNFSVDYGSHKKHIGKLKKSKKK, encoded by the coding sequence ATGCATCACTGGTCTTTAAAAGATTTACATAATATCTATACGTTTTCTATTCGGTTTTTTTTCTTAAGTTTTCTAGTTATTGGGTATTTCGGTTTGGGTTTGTACCATGTGCTGAATACGCCCACCCCCTTACAAGAAGAGCTTGTTTTTAAGATTAGACGAGGCCAAAATCTTTCAAATGTGATTGAACGTTTAAAAGAAAACGGCATCATTGATTCAGATTTTTGGATCAAGATTTATCTTTATTTAAAGCGGGCAGACAAATCCATTAAAACAGGGGATTATCTGCTGACGCCCCACATGACGCCCCGCAAGATTTTCAAAGTTATTCTAAAGGGAGAAGGGCTTAGCTATAAAATAATGATCCCTGAGGGGCTTACAAATCTGCAGATTGTTGAGTTTTTAGAAAATTTCCCCTTCCTGGAAGAAGATCAAGTAGATTTGCCCTCAGAAGGACTTTTGTTGCCAGAAACCTACACGGTTCGAGGGGGAACAACCTATTCCACCGTTATTAATTTCATGCATGCGAAAATGATGGCAACCCTTATGAATGTTTGGGCGCACCGGGACAAAGACTTGCACTTAAAAACACCTGAAGAATTGCTGATTCTGGCCTCAGTTGTTGAAAAAGAAACAAACTTACGAGAAGAATTGCCAAGGGTTGCAGGGGTATTCATGAATCGCTTGCGCAAAAACATGAAACTACAGTCAGATCCCACAACTATTTATGGGCTGACGAATGGAGAAGGTAAATTAGATCGACCTCTGCGAGGCATCGATACCCGGCACGTAAGTGATTATAATACCTATTATATTAAGGGGTTGCCACCAACCCCCATCTGTAACCCAGGCCGTCGCACCCTTGAAGCAGTTGCCCACCCCGAACGACATAACTATCTGTATTTCGTGATTAATGGGATGGGTGGTCACAATTTTTCCGTGGATTATGGAAGCCATAAGAAGCATATTGGGAAGCTGAAGAAATCTAAAAAGAAATAA
- the tsaE gene encoding tRNA (adenosine(37)-N6)-threonylcarbamoyltransferase complex ATPase subunit type 1 TsaE → MSTKTYLLSFEKDTKKLAITLAEFVSKGHIILLEGNLGAGKSTFARYFIQSLMGEATEVPSPTFTLLQTYEAEKFFISHFDLYRIKDPMEISELGLDEAFASGVTLIEWPERLGPYMPKNPIILRFEEKNDQRWVHVSGVNLVG, encoded by the coding sequence ATGAGCACAAAAACCTACCTACTCTCCTTTGAGAAAGATACTAAAAAGTTAGCAATAACACTAGCCGAATTTGTATCAAAAGGACACATTATTTTGTTGGAAGGAAATCTGGGGGCCGGCAAAAGCACCTTTGCACGCTATTTCATTCAATCCTTGATGGGTGAGGCCACAGAAGTGCCCAGCCCAACTTTCACCCTTTTACAAACCTATGAGGCTGAAAAATTTTTTATTTCTCATTTTGACCTCTATCGCATTAAAGACCCCATGGAAATCAGCGAGCTTGGCCTGGACGAAGCCTTTGCCTCAGGCGTGACCCTGATCGAATGGCCCGAACGTCTGGGGCCCTATATGCCCAAAAACCCCATCATCCTGCGCTTTGAGGAAAAAAATGACCAGCGGTGGGTTCACGTTTCTGGAGTGAATCTTGTTGGGTAA
- a CDS encoding NAD(P)/FAD-dependent oxidoreductase, with protein sequence MIHTTDVTIIGAGPVGLFAIFECGMMKLKTHVIDALPEVGGQCVALYPEKPIYDIPAHPKILAGELIDNLKAQAAPFSPVYHLNQQVVSLQPVENQWEITTSTGKIVRSKIVIIAAGVGAFGPNRPPLENIESFENKSVFYHVRNMENFRGKKVVIAGGGDSAIDWALNLAPIAERVTVVHRRPKFKAAPDSVGQLHELASQGALDLAIPFQLADLDGENGVLRQVIVSDLEGERKAIDADYLLAFFGLSMNLGPIATWGLTLDKSHIVVDPATCQTSEAGIFAIGDIASYPHKQKLILTGFAEAAQAAHQARSIVYPGEVFHFEYSTSKGLPGSSV encoded by the coding sequence ATGATTCATACAACAGATGTTACGATAATAGGGGCGGGGCCCGTTGGCCTGTTCGCCATCTTTGAATGCGGCATGATGAAATTGAAAACTCATGTGATTGATGCCTTGCCAGAAGTGGGGGGCCAATGCGTTGCCCTGTACCCTGAAAAGCCTATTTATGATATTCCAGCGCACCCCAAAATTTTGGCGGGAGAACTGATCGATAATCTTAAGGCCCAGGCGGCGCCTTTTAGCCCTGTTTATCATTTAAACCAACAAGTGGTTAGCTTGCAGCCCGTAGAAAACCAGTGGGAGATTACGACGTCAACGGGGAAAATAGTACGATCGAAAATTGTTATTATTGCGGCGGGCGTTGGGGCTTTTGGACCTAATCGTCCCCCCTTGGAAAACATAGAGTCTTTCGAAAACAAAAGTGTGTTTTATCATGTGCGCAATATGGAAAACTTTCGGGGTAAAAAAGTGGTCATTGCGGGGGGAGGGGACTCTGCTATCGATTGGGCCCTGAATCTTGCACCTATTGCGGAACGCGTGACGGTTGTGCATCGGCGACCCAAATTTAAGGCGGCCCCTGATAGTGTGGGGCAGCTTCATGAGTTGGCATCCCAAGGTGCCTTGGACTTAGCAATTCCTTTTCAGCTGGCTGATTTGGATGGCGAAAATGGGGTTTTGCGTCAGGTGATTGTGTCTGATTTAGAAGGCGAACGTAAAGCCATTGACGCGGATTATTTACTGGCGTTTTTTGGGCTTTCCATGAATTTGGGCCCCATTGCAACTTGGGGGCTCACCCTTGATAAATCACATATTGTGGTGGACCCGGCGACCTGTCAGACTTCTGAAGCGGGGATTTTTGCCATTGGGGATATTGCATCCTACCCCCATAAACAAAAGCTTATTTTAACGGGGTTTGCTGAGGCGGCGCAAGCAGCCCATCAGGCAAGATCTATTGTGTATCCGGGGGAAGTATTCCATTTTGAATATTCGACCTCTAAGGGTCTTCCGGGAAGCTCTGTATGA